The Triticum urartu cultivar G1812 unplaced genomic scaffold, Tu2.1 TuUngrouped_contig_4273, whole genome shotgun sequence genome window below encodes:
- the LOC125527593 gene encoding 23 kDa jasmonate-induced protein-like yields the protein MQLGKPYLPHNMLNSGTFAQVTKTGPDRYGNGISVKCLIYNATGATLSLATYSDWHGHIYDTPYPSDIQNGQWGAFLHVHPRGAAAGSAGAVVYRTKLPSGDDGSCDWLFSNGAYTEIREEDHYPSVGSWDFIYNEKLENSNANSTDDNYGYVSKTDIGEGSTMNAPGVFQFPY from the exons ATGCAGTTGGGAAAACCCTATTTGCCGCACAATATGTTAAATAGTGGGACCTTCGCACAGGTGACCAAGACTGGGCCAGACCG GTACGGTAATGGAATATCTGTAAAATGCCTCATCTACAATGCCACCGGTGCGACTCTGAGCTTGGCTACCTACAGCGATTGGCACGGGCATATCTATGATACACCCTACCCATCAGATATTCAGAATGGGCAGTGGGGGGCATTTCTCCACGTCCACCCACGTGGAGCTGCGGCTGGTTCAGCTGGTGCCGTTGTGTATCGTACCAAGCTCCCCTCCGGCGACGACGGCTCCTGCGATTGGTTGTTCAGCAACGGG GCGTACACCGAAATCCGTGAGGAAGACCACTACCCAAGTGTTGGAAGCTGGGATTTTATCTACAATGAGAAGCTGGAAAATTCAAATGCCAACTCTACTGATGACAACTATGGATATGTTTCCAAGACTGACATCGGTGAAGGCAGTACCATGAACGCCCCTGGAGTTTTCCAGTTTCCCTACTAG
- the LOC125527594 gene encoding probable LRR receptor-like serine/threonine-protein kinase At1g06840: MLPLYICSAIFTLLYFAHVQQPTAAQITAPWEVNALRAIRGSLSDPNGFLNNWNRGDPCVANWTRVICYNVTAKDDGYFHVQELQLLRLGLSGTLAPELGQLSRMKIMDFMWNKITGSIPKEVGNITSLELLLVNGNQLSGSLPDEIGLLPNLNRIQIDQNNISGPIPKSFANLNKTKHFHMNNNSLSGQIPPELSRLPSLVHMLLDNNNLSGYLPPELAQLPKLLIIQLDNNNFSGSSIPPSYGNITTLLKLSLRNCSLEGPAPDVSGIPQLGYLDVSWNQLTGPIPSGQLASNITTIDFSHNRLNGSIPASFSGLPNLQRLSLDNNNLDGSVPSDVWQNIDFSGNRTLILDFHNNGLTNLSNPLTPPANVTILLSGNPVCQSQNQLNIAQYCQSTPEVTAEGGSIDNSTLCAPCATDFPLESVLKAPNPCSCGVPLYVDYRLKSPGFWDFVPYEAQFQEYLSSGLFLNSYQLEVTTFMWEEGPRLKMTLKLFPNNTILFNSREVERLRYMFTGWLIADSDIFGPYELINFNPGWYENVLSRGTKKSLSTGAIVGIVIAAFAAAAVLSSLITLIILRRRSRQFSKKRTAKRIPMKIDGVKDFTFEELSNCTNDFSESALIGQGGYGKVYRGVLADGKVAAIKRAQEGSLQGSKEFFTEIELLSRLHHRNLVSLLGYCDEEDEQMLVYEYMPNGTLRDHLSAKARESPSFPMRLRIALGSSRGILYLHTEADPPIFHRDIKASNILLDSKFVAKVADFGLSRLAPLPDTEGSAPGHVSTVVKGTPGYLDPEYFLTHKLTDKSDVYSLGVVFLELLTGMQPISHGKNLVREVVAANQSGMILSVVDLRMGAVPGECVERFAALGLRCCRDETDARPSMAEVVRELETIWQMTPDTDGVPSESVAMDPTHTPASSSTATGSRTGNEQYDMSTSDVSGSNLLSGVVPSINPR, encoded by the exons ATGCTGCCCTTGTATATCTGCTCTGCTATCTTCACATTATTATATTTCGCACATGTGCAGCAACCGACGGCTGCACAGATCACAGCACCATGGGAAG TCAATGCTTTGAGAGCTATAAGAGGCAGCTTGAGTGATCCAAATGGATTTCTCAACAACTGGAACCGTGGAGATCCATGCGTCGCGAATTGGACCCGTGTTATCTGTTACAACGTAACAGCAAAAGATGATGGTTACTTCCATGTGCAAGAACT GCAGCTTCTACGGTTGGGTTTATCCGGGACTTTAGCTCCTGAGCTTGGCCAGCTTTCCCGCATGAAAATTAT GGATTTCATGTGGAACAAAATCACTGGGAGCATTCCTAAGGAGGTCGGCAACATTACTTCTCTGGAACTATT GCTCGTAAATGGGAACCAGCTGTCTGGTTCTTTACCAGATGAAATTGGCCTCCTTCCTAATCTTAACAGGATTCAGATTGATCAGAACAATATATCCGGACCCATACCTAAATCATTCGCTAACCTGAACAAGACCAAGCACTT TCACATGAACAACAATTCATTGAGTGGTCAGATTCCACCTGAATTGTCAAGGTTACCTTCACTTGTTCACAT GTTGTTGGATAACAATAACCTATCGGGCTATCTCCCTCCAGAATTAGCGCAGCTACCGAAACTGCTCATCAT CCAGCTAGACAATAACAACTTCTCGGGAAGCTCGATTCCTCCATCTTATGGCAATATCACCACACTTCTGAAATT GAGTTTGAGGAACTGCAGCTTGGAAGGCCCTGCTCCTGATGTCAGTGGAATACCGCAGCTTGGCTACTT GGATGTTAGTTGGAATCAGTTGACGGGTCCCATACCATCCGGCCAACTAGCAAGCAACATAACTACAAT AGATTTTTCCCACAACCGTCTTAACGGTTCTATTCCTGCAAGTTTCTCCGGCCTTCCTAATCTACAAAGACT GTCATTGGACAATAATAACTTGGATGGCTCTGTTCCATCTGATGTTTGGCAAAATATCGATTTCAGTGGAAACAGAACCCTGATATT GGATTTCCACAACAACGGTCTCACGAATCTGTCAAATCCTCTTACGCCCCCTGCTAATGTTACCATCCT GTTATCTGGAAACCCCGTATGTCAATCCCAGAACCAACTGAACATAGCTCAGTATTGTCAATCAACTCCAGAAGTTACCGCCGAAGGAGGCTCCATAGATAACAGCACACTTTGTGCGCCATGCGCAACCGACTTTCCTTTAGAAAGCGTACTCAAGGCTCCAAATCCATGTTCATGTGGCGTTCCACTGTACGTCGATTATCGGCTGAAGAGTCCAGGATTCTGGGATTTTGTTCCCTATGAAGCGCAGTTTCAGGAGTACCTGTCGTCGGGGCTCTTTCTCAACTCGTACCAGCTGGAAGTTACCACTTTCATGTGGGAAGAAGGCCCAAGGCTGAAGATGACGCTGAAGCTGTTCCCAAACAACACCATTCTTTTCAATTCGCGTGAAGTGGAGAGACTGAGATACATGTTCACAGGGTGGCTCATCGCGGACTCGGATATATTTGGGCCCTATGAGCTTATCAACTTCAACCCAGGGTGGTATGAGAACG TACTGTCGCGTGGTACAAAGAAAAGTCTCAGTACAGGTGCCATTGTTGGTATTGTCATCGCAGCATTTGCTGCAGCGGCAGTTCTGTCATCACTCATTACTCTCATCATATTGAGAAGGCGTTCAAGACAGTTTTCAAAGAAACGCACCG CGAAAAGGATTCCGATGAAAATTGATGGCGTGAAAGACTTCACTTTCGAAGAATTATCAAACTGTACAAATGATTTCAGTGAGTCGGCACTAATTGGTCAAGGAGGGTATGGAAAAGTATACAGGGGGGTGTTGGCTGATGGAAAAGTAGCAGCAATAAAACGTGCACAGGAGGGATCTCTTCAGGGTTCCAAGGAGTTCTTCACGGAGATAGAATTGTTGTCCAGGCTGCATCACCGAAACCTCGTTTCTTTGCTTGGCTATTGCGACGAAGAGGATGAGCAG ATGCTGGTGTACGAGTACATGCCAAATGGTACTCTACGTGATCATCTTTCAG CTAAAGCTAGAGAGTCTCCAAGTTTTCCCATGAGGCTACGAATCGCACTGGGATCATCACGGGGCATCCTGTATCTGCACACGGAAGCCGACCCTCCGATATTCCATCGCGACATCAAGGCCAGCAACATCTTACTGGACTCCAAGTTTGTAGCCAAGGTTGCTGATTTCGGCCTGTCGCGGCTTGCTCCGCTGCCAGACACAGAGGGGAGCGCCCCTGGCCACGTGTCCACCGTCGTCAAGGGCACTCCG GGTTATCTTGACCCGGAGTATTTCCTGACGCACAAGCTGACGGACAAGAGCGACGTGTACAGCCTGGGCGTGGTGTTCCTGGAGTTGCTTACAGGGATGCAGCCCATTTCTCATGGGAAGAACCTTGTGAGGGAGGTTGTGGCGGCGAACCAGTCGGGGATGATCCTGTCGGTGGTGGATCTGCGGATGGGGGCCGTGCCGGGGGAGTGCGTGGAGCGGTTCGCCGCGCTGGGGCTGCGGTGCTGCCGGGACGAGACGGACGCGCGGCCGTCCATGGCGGAGGTGGTCAGGGAGCTGGAGACCATCTGGCAGATGACGCCCGACACGGACGGTGTGCCCTCGGAGTCGGTGGCCATGGACCCCACCCACACGCCGGCGTCGTCGTCGACAGCAACCGGGTCTCGGACGGGCAACGAGCAGTACGACATGTCGACGTCGGACGTGTCTGGCAGCAACCTTCTGAGCGGCGTGGTGCCCAGCATCAACCCTCGCTGA